The DNA sequence ACTAATCTATCTGCGCCGCCTAGGAAAACTGAGAAGAAGTTGACTTGGACCGTCGTGTTCACCCTGAACACGATTACTCCCACAAACAAATCTTTGTCGGCTTGAGGCGCAACGTATTGCCAGCGATGCCACAGCTCAGCTCCATTCTGTTCTTCCACGTTCCTCGTAATTGAGAAAGCAGTGACTGTTTTTGGAACATCCACCAGTTGTACTTTCCAGGCAGTGACCACACCAAAACTGGCACCTCCTCCGCCTCTGATGGCCCAGAAAAGATCCTCGCCCATTGATTTTCTATCAAGAATTCTGCCATTAGCGTCGATTATTCTTGCATCAATGACGTTATCACCAGCAAGGCCGTATTTCCTCAGCATTGTGCCATAGCCTCCTCCACTGTAGTGGCCACCGACACCGACAGTAGTGCAAATAGCCCCGGGAAACCCTAAAGTGGAGCTCTTCTCCGCAATCTTGTAGTATACGATACCCGTGGTTGCACCTGTCTCAGTCCACGCCGTTTTCTCCTCCACATCGACAGTGACTTCGCTGAGATTGATCAAATCAATGACCACAAACGGGACATGGGAGACATAAGACAGTCCCTCCATGTCATGGCCGCCACTCCTTGTTCTGATTTCCATACCACTTTTCCTGGCACAGCGTACGACAGGCGGGATCTGGGATTCGTGTTCTGGAGTTATGATCACTTGCGGTTTAGGAGTGGATTCCGAAGCGAATCTAGGGTTTCGGATGGAGAATTGGAGGATGGAAGTGTAAGATGAGTTTGAAGGAGTGTAGACATCATTGGAAAAGTAGGAGTAGTTGGTTGTTTTGGAGAGACATTGAAGAAAGTTGTCTTGCTTATCCGCAAAAGCTGCTGATGAGCATGACAAGATGAGAAGaacaaaaaaagagagatgagTTGAATTTGAAGGCATTTTCATGGTTTATGATTATGAGAAAATgagtttgtgtttgtgtttgaaGTGTTTGAGAAGCATGAATTGTGACCTATTTATAAGAACATTATGGTTTGAAATAATCTTCATGTCcgtaaaatatttatttcagataTGTCTATCCACATAGCATTTCAAAAGTCAACTGTCTCAATAGCTGCTTTATTTGAACTTTGCTACagtcaatatatttatattaggaTGTGtaatattgctaactatttaaattgctaactctactaactcatcaatgttgtgtattaaaaatttcaaaacgGTGacattaatgtcaacacataatatcaacatattatattgaagttcaataaaattatgtgttgacattttaatataaacgtattgacatttttaatacgcatcgttgatgagttagcaagttattaacttaagaaagttagcaattgatcacaccctTACATTATCTTTAGATTCCATTtcttatgaaaatataaaagtatttaattcactataatgatttaatatttccttgTGATTGAGAATTCATTTCTGAGTCCCTTGCTTATGAAGCTAGGTGCTATCTTCTTGGTAagcttaatttaattaagtaaattgaTTGACCGATTTCAAgttgcaaaatatttttagataagTTAAATACCAATTGCAAGTCATGGTTATTATGTGGAATGGTCAATGATTGTTTTGACTTTCAGTTCGCAGACAATTTGAATGGCTGGGACACGGCTTCATTGTAAAAGTTGTGTTTGTGGTATTTGAGAATTGAGAGCGTTTACAATATTTCACACACACGGTGATGATTCAGGCATATTCGAGATTGAATTCTTCtgagattaattttgtaatagtattacaCCAATTAAGGTTTTGAATAGTGTTGCGGAGTGGATCCCGCGCGATGTGAAACTAGGGTTTCAGATGGATTCATTGGCAATTATCTTACGACAAATTCTTTCGATGAAATTGTacgtttatgatattttagcAGTGAAATCAGACGTAGATATCACCGTCACTGAGTTAAACAAAATTGTCTATTCATATCATTTTGTTGAAAAACATAAACAGGATATACATGTAGTCATTGTTTTTTCGCTATGGGTAATTGCAAACAAATTCGAACTTCATAGTTTTTCCGCACAACTTTTAAAGTTGTGAGATGGACATTCAAGAATTGTTTTTGATCCGATCATTATGAATCAATAGAATAGTCAAATCCCTTATTATACACCAGATATGGCTCGGTTATTGATAGAGTGAATAGATTTACCTTTCTTAAAATCTCTCTTTTGATTCAAAATCGTGACTAGAATTTGGCCAAATATCATCGTTTCATTGAAAATTTTCCCTCTTTAGAATTTCGaatcattaattttcttatacgCATTCCACTGTGAAGATTTGGTTTTGCACAACAATTGACAcaaaataccgaaaattcgaCCGTCAATGCTCATAAGGTATGATTAATCCTATACGGAGTACTCTATTAATTTGCTTACCACAAGTCCACAATCGAACAGCATATTATTTAGATCAAAACAACTTCTACCTGCAGtcgataaaataaaaaaggtttTCCATGAATGAAGAAACAGAATATTGTCAACTTGACCAAGGTTAAAATGTCAAAGAACCTAGATAGTTATGACTTGACTTggttcataaaataaaaagagcaACCTTGACTTAGTCATAAATTAGTATATACGtatttaataaagtagagcAATAACggaaatacaataaaattatatactacgtACGATTAGATACCAGTTTTGAATGTCAAATCCCAGGATTTAGGTTggaagaaaatttaaaagtcaATATAGATTGATcgttttcattttcctttttaaaattttaatttcttgtgcTTAATTATGGTTGATGATATTGATATCCAAACAGgacatataattaatattatacacTTCTTtccgttccatgttaatagagaTACATCTTTTATGCACAtggattaagaaataaatatttaatatgtgaagtggagagaataaagtaagagagatgaaaaagtatcAGAGATAgtgttttactttttaccaaatatagaaataagtCGATTATGTTGGAAcgtcccaaaaaaatgaaaaacgactctattaacatggaacagagagagtatcatttgatctttatattttgtatattattagGGCTAAATATTCCGTTATTACTTTAGTATATAGAGTACCAACATTACACCTAGTGAATGTGCGAGCCACACCGattctttgaagaatcaaaagGTAACCTTCTTGAAAcacattttattcatgtatactatataaattagatGTGTGTTTGCATAGATGTGTTTGTTTTAtacgaaaataaaattaatctcaTAATCACTTAAACAGATCCGTATATAGGGATCCGTTTGCTAACAGCTTACTTCCGCTACGCTATCCCCAACACACCCCACCGATCAATTTGATTGTTATCCTTGTCGTTCTGGGACATGAGCACAAGGATGAAAGCACCAGATAATGAGCGTAGGAATCCTTCTCGAACGAGCTAGCACCACAAACCTGCAGCAATTCACGCAAGAAAATAGGCGAAAACATGGGTTTagtaatttcctttttcgtaaACTTGAGAGAGAAGTATTTGgagaaaatatcaattttattattgtatttttgtaGTGAATATCGTTGATCTCCATATttatgagaaagaaaaaagaccTAGACCTTAGCGGTTCGACATAACCAATAGGTTTGGGAAGAACCGTCAAGAAAACCCAAACGGGGCCGTGAAAGCCCGACtcattacataaattaaataacaaagtaACCCAAAAGGAAATAACTCAAAACGGAAAACTAAAGCTACGATCAGCTTCTATCACGGCGCGTAATCCGTAATGTAATCACGCGGCCTCTTCTGTCGGCGTGGTCTCTCGTATGGCGATTTTACTACATACTTTGATACCTCCGCTCGAGCTATCGAAGAGCCTGTCTGTTCATGTGCGTCTTCTCCCACTCCCATGTTGGTACTATTCGTATTAGGAATGCTCTGTTCATTCTTGAAGAAATTGGTCGGATCAACAACTATCTTCACCCGAACAAGACGATCAAAATTATCCTTGTAATATTTCTTCCCCCAAATGCTGGCTTGTGAATAACTCGTCTTCCCATTAGGGTTATTCACTCCAATGTCAAGATCTCTGTAGTTGTAGTACGCTTCTCTGGGCGAGCTTGAGACATAAGGAGTCATGTATTGATAATACCTACGACTCCATCTTATATAACTGCTCGCGTTCGCAGCCTTAGAGTTTTGCCAGTAAGTCAAGCCGGCAAGTTGGTAGAGTACACCGGCTCTGTGAGGAAATGGAGTCTGCGATTCTGGTATTTCACCCATTCTTCCACCATATGGAACCATGTAGTAAATAGTCTCATCTGCTTCTGGTTCACGCAACAAAGTCACCATGCCTTTAATCGCGTTCAAAGGCATGGGAGTTCGAACATAGTCCGACTTGGCTTTGAGCTGCCTCAGACCGGCCTCAGTCCGGTTGAGCAAAGTTTCAAGTGGATTGATTGGCAATTGGAAGCTGAATAAGGTGGATCGGACCCAGCTCATTTCGATGCAGTCTTCTCTCACTAGCCCTAACTCTGGGAAGATTTCTTGCATGTATGAAAATAATCTGTCGGCGCCGCCTAGGAATACTGAGAAGAAGTTAACAAGGACCGTCATATTCACCCTGGATATGATTACTCCAACAAACAAATCTTTGTTGGCTTGGGGCGCCACGTATTGCCAGCGGTGCCACAGTTCTGTGCCGTTTTGTTGTTCAACATTCCTGTTGATTGAGAATACTGTGACTTTTTTTGGAACATCGACCAGTTGGACCTTCCAGGCTGTGATTACGCCAAAACTGGCACCTCCTCCGCCTCTGATGGCCC is a window from the Salvia hispanica cultivar TCC Black 2014 chromosome 1, UniMelb_Shisp_WGS_1.0, whole genome shotgun sequence genome containing:
- the LOC125202065 gene encoding berberine bridge enzyme-like 18, with the translated sequence MKMPSNSTHLSFFVLLILSCSSAAFADKQDNFLQCLSKTTNYSYFSNDVYTPSNSSYTSILQFSIRNPRFASESTPKPQVIITPEHESQIPPVVRCARKSGMEIRTRSGGHDMEGLSYVSHVPFVVIDLINLSEVTVDVEEKTAWTETGATTGIVYYKIAEKSSTLGFPGAICTTVGVGGHYSGGGYGTMLRKYGLAGDNVIDARIIDANGRILDRKSMGEDLFWAIRGGGGASFGVVTAWKVQLVDVPKTVTAFSITRNVEEQNGAELWHRWQYVAPQADKDLFVGVIVFRVNTTVQVNFFSVFLGGADRLVSYMQEIFPELGLVREDCTEMSWIQSTLFSNQMPINSLDILLNRTQAGIRQLKAKSDYVRTPIPLNAIEGMVTMLREPEADETIYYMVPYGGRMDEISESETPFPHRAGALYKLAGLTYWQNSEAADADRYISWSRRYYEYMTPYVSSSPREAYFNYRDLDIGVNNPNGKTSYARASIWGKPYYKDNFDRLVRVKTVVDPTNFFKNEQSIPPLQAKWTKKGN
- the LOC125202605 gene encoding berberine bridge enzyme-like 18, giving the protein MKTPSNSVNLSFFLLLILSCSSAAFADRQDNFLKCLSKTTNYTYFSNDVYTPANSSYTSILQFSIRNLRLASASTPKPQVIITPEHESQIPPVIRCARQSRLEIRTRSGGHDMEGLSYVSRVPFVVLDLINLSEVTINVEKKTAWIEAGATTGIVYYKIAEKSPTLGFPGGICPTVGVGGHYSGGGYGTLLRKYGLAGDNVIDARIINANGKILDRKSMGEDLFWAIRGGGGASFGVITAWKVQLVDVPKKVTVFSINRNVEQQNGTELWHRWQYVAPQANKDLFVGVIISRVNMTVLVNFFSVFLGGADRLFSYMQEIFPELGLVREDCIEMSWVRSTLFSFQLPINPLETLLNRTEAGLRQLKAKSDYVRTPMPLNAIKGMVTLLREPEADETIYYMVPYGGRMGEIPESQTPFPHRAGVLYQLAGLTYWQNSKAANASSYIRWSRRYYQYMTPYVSSSPREAYYNYRDLDIGVNNPNGKTSYSQASIWGKKYYKDNFDRLVRVKIVVDPTNFFKNEQSIPNTNSTNMGVGEDAHEQTGSSIARAEVSKYVVKSPYERPRRQKRPRDYITDYAP